A stretch of Desulfitobacterium dichloroeliminans LMG P-21439 DNA encodes these proteins:
- the coaD gene encoding pantetheine-phosphate adenylyltransferase has product MRIAIYPGTFDPVTNGHLDILKRVTAFFDEVIVAVAVDSNKATLFSLEERIKLLETSTEDMPHVKVKGFEGLTVEFAREWGASAIIRGLRAMQDFEYEFQLALMNKKLAKDIETIFLMTQSEYSFISSSSIKWVASLDGSISEFVPSNVEEAIYAKYHQDEE; this is encoded by the coding sequence GTGCGTATTGCAATATATCCCGGAACATTTGACCCAGTGACCAATGGACATCTCGATATTCTTAAACGAGTTACAGCATTTTTCGATGAGGTCATCGTTGCGGTGGCTGTGGACAGCAATAAAGCCACCCTCTTTTCCTTGGAAGAGCGCATTAAGCTTTTAGAAACATCCACTGAAGATATGCCCCATGTGAAGGTAAAAGGTTTCGAGGGACTTACGGTTGAATTTGCCAGAGAATGGGGAGCTAGTGCTATCATACGTGGTCTGAGAGCTATGCAGGATTTTGAGTATGAATTCCAATTAGCTCTGATGAATAAAAAGCTGGCCAAGGATATTGAAACAATTTTTCTGATGACTCAAAGCGAATATTCTTTCATTAGCTCGAGCTCCATTAAATGGGTTGCAAGTTTAGATGGAAGTATCAGCGAATTTGTTCCCTCGAATGTGGAAGAAGCTATTTATGCGAAATATCATCAGGATGAAGAATAA
- the accD gene encoding acetyl-CoA carboxylase, carboxyltransferase subunit beta: MLKDIFRKKRKYATLSSLPPKPVAEGERAYSSVPVEQGSSRKELPDGLWAKCPKCGEVLFNKDLVENQRVCAQCKYHFRIPARERLNHLIDPGTFEEWDSELLTINPLGFPEYEQKLEEAHKKSDVSESVLTGKASIEGLPVVLAFNEGNFMMGSMGSVTGEKITRAIERAIELRCPVIIFSTSGGARMQEGILSLYQMAKTSAALGRLAKERLLYISVLTDPTFGGVTASYASLGDIHIAEPGALIGFTGPRVIKQTMRKELPEGAQTAEFNQDHGQIDCVVERAEMRATLGRLLRYHQEGAGYGSTL; encoded by the coding sequence ATGTTAAAAGATATATTCCGCAAAAAACGCAAATACGCAACACTTAGTTCACTCCCTCCTAAACCTGTAGCTGAAGGGGAGCGGGCTTATTCATCTGTGCCTGTCGAGCAAGGGTCTTCACGTAAGGAATTGCCTGATGGACTTTGGGCAAAATGCCCTAAATGTGGAGAAGTGCTGTTTAATAAAGATCTTGTTGAAAATCAGCGGGTTTGCGCCCAATGTAAGTATCATTTTCGGATTCCGGCTCGGGAAAGACTTAATCATCTCATTGACCCAGGGACCTTCGAGGAATGGGATAGTGAACTATTAACCATCAATCCTCTAGGGTTTCCTGAATATGAGCAAAAGCTGGAGGAAGCCCATAAAAAGTCCGATGTTTCAGAATCCGTCTTAACGGGAAAGGCTAGTATCGAAGGATTACCCGTGGTTCTGGCTTTCAATGAAGGGAATTTTATGATGGGTAGCATGGGTTCGGTGACCGGTGAAAAAATTACCCGAGCCATTGAACGAGCTATTGAATTACGCTGTCCAGTAATTATTTTTTCTACTTCCGGTGGTGCACGCATGCAAGAGGGTATCCTATCTTTGTATCAAATGGCTAAGACCAGTGCAGCTTTGGGCCGTTTGGCAAAAGAACGATTGCTCTATATTTCTGTATTGACTGACCCTACCTTTGGCGGAGTTACAGCTAGTTATGCTTCTTTAGGAGATATACATATTGCTGAACCGGGTGCTTTGATTGGCTTTACCGGTCCTCGAGTCATAAAACAAACTATGCGCAAGGAACTTCCAGAAGGGGCTCAAACTGCCGAATTCAATCAAGACCATGGACAGATTGATTGCGTGGTAGAGCGTGCCGAGATGCGTGCGACGCTAGGACGTTTATTACGCTATCATCAGGAAGGGGCAGGTTATGGCTCAACACTTTGA
- a CDS encoding acetyl-CoA carboxylase carboxyltransferase subunit alpha has product MAQHFDFEKPILELEKKIAELQDFSKEKDINLSPEVSKLMRRLVRLRKEIYGNLEPWQKVQIARYMERPNIYDYIPLLFEDFIEFKGDRLYADDRAIVGGIATFQGIPVTVVAHIKGKDTKENIQRNFGMPHPEGYRKALRLMDQAEKFHRPILTFIDTPGAACDLEAEERGQGEAIARCLQAMAHYTVPIICTVIGEGGSGGALALGVGNTILMLENSFYSVIAPESCASILWKDPGKAQEAASALKFTAQDLLELGIADGIIKEPLGGAHRSAERTAEEMKKVITQAFDELRKASPEELQAMRYEKLMNYGRFAEQAWEEQLTPDTQDAQDAQDDQVVLSESQPYPDGQGSPDVYPSGTPDDDKL; this is encoded by the coding sequence ATGGCTCAACACTTTGATTTTGAAAAGCCAATTCTTGAGTTGGAGAAAAAAATCGCGGAGTTGCAGGATTTTTCCAAAGAGAAGGATATTAATCTTTCGCCGGAAGTTTCCAAACTCATGCGCAGACTTGTTCGCTTAAGGAAGGAAATCTACGGTAACCTGGAACCTTGGCAGAAGGTCCAGATTGCTCGCTATATGGAACGTCCAAATATCTATGATTATATCCCTTTGCTTTTTGAGGACTTTATCGAATTCAAAGGGGATCGACTTTATGCTGATGATCGCGCCATCGTGGGCGGGATTGCTACATTTCAAGGAATTCCGGTGACGGTGGTTGCCCATATCAAGGGTAAAGATACCAAGGAGAATATTCAGAGAAACTTTGGTATGCCTCATCCCGAAGGCTATCGTAAAGCCCTTCGCCTTATGGATCAAGCGGAGAAGTTCCACCGACCCATCCTAACCTTTATCGATACTCCCGGTGCCGCCTGTGATCTCGAGGCCGAAGAAAGAGGACAAGGGGAAGCTATTGCCCGTTGTTTACAGGCTATGGCCCACTATACGGTTCCTATTATCTGTACGGTTATCGGCGAAGGGGGTAGCGGCGGAGCTCTGGCTTTAGGGGTTGGGAATACCATCTTGATGCTGGAAAACTCTTTTTACTCGGTAATCGCCCCCGAGAGTTGTGCATCGATTCTATGGAAAGATCCAGGCAAAGCCCAAGAAGCGGCTTCTGCTTTAAAATTTACAGCCCAAGACCTCTTGGAACTGGGTATTGCTGATGGTATTATCAAGGAACCCTTGGGAGGTGCCCATCGGAGCGCAGAGCGCACTGCTGAGGAAATGAAGAAGGTCATCACCCAGGCGTTTGACGAGCTTCGCAAAGCTTCACCGGAGGAGCTCCAGGCTATGCGTTATGAGAAGCTGATGAATTATGGTAGATTTGCAGAGCAGGCTTGGGAGGAACAACTGACACCGGATACTCAAGATGCCCAAGATGCTCAGGACGATCAAGTTGTTCTATCAGAATCTCAACCTTATCCTGATGGTCAAGGTTCCCCTGATGTTTACCCTTCCGGTACTCCAGATGATGATAAGCTCTAA
- a CDS encoding DMT family transporter, translating into MPANIAKAKETHSPSTEVAPLTWEKRIAPALIIMAGVCWGIIGLFSRNLAWGGLSSVQITASRCIVTAVCLSAFLLIKDRDKLKINLKDLWLFLGTGICSIVFFNICYFTAIKLATLSIASILLYTAPCFVMIMSAVLFREPITKRKIGALILAFGGCVLIAGIVGNGSSNLSGLAILVGLGAGIGYALYSIFGSIALKKYHPYTVTAYTFIVASLSLLPFSNSMDIAAIALQNRNVLINGLLLGVVSTLIPFLLYTKGLEHMEAGKASVMAFVEPMVATLVGILIFKEQLTLQNTLGIFLIFLSVLVLNWRTRQKTDTLLG; encoded by the coding sequence ATGCCAGCTAACATCGCCAAAGCGAAGGAAACACATTCTCCTTCAACAGAAGTAGCTCCTCTTACCTGGGAAAAACGCATCGCGCCGGCATTGATAATCATGGCCGGAGTATGCTGGGGAATTATCGGTTTATTCTCCAGAAATTTAGCGTGGGGTGGCTTAAGCTCAGTTCAGATTACGGCATCACGGTGTATTGTGACGGCTGTTTGCTTATCGGCTTTTCTGTTAATTAAGGATAGGGATAAGTTAAAGATCAATCTTAAAGATCTTTGGCTATTTCTGGGCACAGGAATCTGTAGCATTGTGTTCTTTAATATTTGCTACTTCACAGCGATAAAACTGGCTACCTTGTCGATAGCTTCTATTTTATTGTACACAGCACCCTGTTTTGTGATGATTATGTCGGCTGTTTTGTTTCGTGAACCCATCACCAAGCGCAAAATAGGAGCATTGATTTTAGCTTTTGGTGGGTGTGTACTGATTGCCGGTATAGTGGGGAACGGATCGTCCAATCTATCAGGGCTGGCAATACTAGTTGGTCTGGGGGCGGGGATTGGCTATGCTCTGTATAGCATTTTTGGGAGCATCGCCTTAAAAAAATATCACCCCTATACGGTCACGGCCTATACTTTTATTGTGGCGTCTCTCAGTCTATTGCCCTTTAGCAATAGCATGGACATCGCAGCGATTGCCTTACAGAATAGAAATGTCCTTATCAATGGACTGCTCTTAGGGGTGGTTTCTACCCTTATCCCCTTTTTGCTTTACACCAAAGGGCTGGAGCATATGGAGGCAGGAAAAGCCTCTGTGATGGCTTTTGTTGAACCCATGGTGGCTACCTTGGTAGGAATTTTGATATTTAAGGAACAACTTACCCTGCAAAATACCCTAGGTATCTTTCTCATCTTTTTATCCGTGCTCGTCCTAAATTGGCGAACCCGCCAAAAGACAGATACGTTATTAGGCTAG
- a CDS encoding HD domain-containing protein has product MKWEFINHMEKIYNLLQELEQEKSDRDYPFAWERVHATSCAQVGRLLARKRGADLELAALVCSLHDIGRWYTGRQKDHAIHGEEPVRRFLESYSIAETSKEEVIRAVIHHSEKDKVGSALEEIVKDADILDCYFHGDEVSKPHHVARLKKVMEELGL; this is encoded by the coding sequence ATGAAGTGGGAATTCATCAACCATATGGAGAAAATTTATAATCTTCTGCAGGAGTTGGAGCAGGAAAAAAGTGATCGAGATTATCCCTTTGCCTGGGAGCGGGTCCATGCCACAAGTTGCGCTCAAGTGGGTAGGTTGCTAGCTCGAAAACGTGGAGCGGATTTGGAACTGGCTGCCTTGGTCTGCTCCCTTCATGATATCGGTCGGTGGTATACGGGACGACAAAAGGATCATGCAATTCATGGTGAAGAACCTGTGAGACGTTTTTTAGAGAGTTATTCTATAGCGGAAACAAGCAAAGAGGAAGTCATCCGTGCTGTCATCCATCATTCGGAGAAGGATAAGGTGGGCTCAGCCTTAGAAGAAATTGTCAAGGACGCAGATATTCTAGATTGCTATTTTCACGGGGATGAAGTCTCGAAACCTCATCATGTGGCTCGTCTGAAGAAGGTCATGGAGGAACTGGGACTTTAA
- a CDS encoding DMT family transporter yields MNKYWVRLFVAAFLEIFWVIGLAHSYNFWTWTGTIMALLISNYLLITAAQVLPAGTAYAAFVGLGTAGTVISEILFFGEPFKWEKIIIIILLLMGVIGLKSVTDCKEEEGAES; encoded by the coding sequence GTGAATAAATATTGGGTTAGATTGTTCGTTGCAGCCTTTTTGGAAATATTTTGGGTGATTGGCTTAGCACACTCCTATAACTTTTGGACTTGGACAGGAACAATTATGGCACTTCTTATCAGCAACTACTTATTGATTACTGCAGCACAAGTTCTACCAGCCGGCACCGCCTATGCAGCCTTTGTGGGCTTAGGAACGGCAGGAACTGTCATTTCGGAAATTCTCTTCTTTGGAGAACCTTTTAAATGGGAGAAAATTATTATAATTATACTTTTGCTAATGGGGGTAATCGGTCTAAAATCAGTCACAGACTGCAAAGAAGAGGAAGGAGCTGAATCGTGA
- a CDS encoding DMT family transporter translates to MAWFSLVLAGLFEAFGVTMMNELHKKRNWQTIVLLVLGFGLSFTLLGYSLKSIPMGTGYAIWTGIGVVGGTLIGMIFYGESRDWKRLAFIAMILSSAIGLKLVA, encoded by the coding sequence ATGGCTTGGTTCTCATTGGTCTTAGCAGGTTTATTTGAGGCGTTTGGTGTTACTATGATGAATGAATTGCATAAAAAGAGAAATTGGCAAACAATTGTTTTGTTAGTTTTGGGTTTTGGGTTGAGTTTTACTTTATTAGGATATTCCTTAAAGTCTATCCCGATGGGGACGGGTTATGCGATTTGGACAGGAATTGGTGTCGTAGGGGGAACCTTAATCGGAATGATATTCTACGGTGAATCAAGAGACTGGAAAAGGTTGGCTTTTATAGCCATGATATTGTCTTCTGCAATTGGACTTAAGCTCGTTGCTTGA
- the polA gene encoding DNA polymerase I — protein MSKILILDGNSLANRAFYALPVMTTADGKPTNVLHGFMTMLLRLLLEQKPDYWVVAFDKTKATVRIEQYAEYKAQRKETPEALKPQFDFLKELLTDFSMPILECADYEADDIIATVTSMAEKREWEVQIYTGDRDALQLVSPYTTVYLTRKGISEVDAYTEAALYEKYQLSPAQIIDLKGLMGDASDNIPGVPGVGEKTALKLLWEYASVENVLENIEKISGKKLQENLRNNTDKAILSKKLATMIYDVPLEIDLDKFAYRRPDEKIFAAALDKYVLKSVTRIWQEHHGVGVENNSTAQESTFEPWPLQELTTEEWVLHLQKWNNEKTPLTLAYANTEGNSHWANITGWGIAVAGESFTLAWTEVDLEVRRAFINLLEDPDVPKLVEDSKLLYTLLLNEEITMQGVAMDISLAAYLINPTRSKFKSLELVKEYIPGVTGFENLGEEASALAQVVGSYKETLEELGLNALLHEMEEPLSPILAQMEKQGIAVDVPMLEEFGQNLSGELKRLEEEIYKDAGETFNINSPQQLGHILFEKLGLPPMKKTKTGYSTDADTLEELRTSHPMVEKILDYRQLSKLMSTYVNGLLAQIREGRVHTTFQQTVAATGRLSSTEPNLQNIPIRLELGRLLRKVFKPTQEGWVLLSADYSQIELRILAHYSQDEVMSESFFLNQDVHTRTASEVFGVPMEEVTKDMRRKAKAVNFGLVYGLTEFGLGRDLGVPRKEAKDYIEKYFHRYEGVKRYLEEIVVKAKEEAQVRTLLNRLRRIPELRHPNRVQRQFGERIAMNTPIQGTAADIMKLAMLGVAQAIEPYRAHLLLQVHDELVIEVAPEELEVVAKIVREEMENAFPLSVPLTVECKSGPNWYDMENYFFAEDQQE, from the coding sequence ATGTCGAAAATCCTTATACTTGATGGAAATAGTCTGGCTAACCGAGCCTTTTATGCTTTACCTGTAATGACCACAGCCGATGGAAAGCCCACCAATGTGCTCCATGGCTTTATGACCATGCTCTTGCGGTTGCTTTTGGAACAAAAGCCGGATTATTGGGTAGTGGCTTTTGATAAAACCAAAGCTACCGTAAGAATCGAGCAATATGCGGAATACAAGGCCCAGCGGAAAGAAACGCCAGAGGCCCTTAAGCCACAATTTGATTTTTTAAAAGAGCTTTTAACTGACTTTTCGATGCCTATTTTGGAATGTGCAGATTATGAAGCCGATGATATCATCGCTACGGTTACATCCATGGCTGAGAAACGGGAATGGGAAGTGCAGATTTATACAGGGGATCGAGATGCTCTACAGTTGGTTTCTCCTTATACCACCGTCTATCTGACCCGTAAAGGAATCAGCGAGGTGGATGCTTACACAGAAGCTGCCCTCTATGAAAAATATCAACTCAGTCCAGCCCAAATCATCGATCTTAAGGGACTGATGGGGGATGCCTCCGATAATATCCCCGGTGTGCCCGGAGTCGGAGAAAAAACAGCTCTGAAGCTCTTATGGGAATATGCTAGTGTGGAAAATGTCTTAGAGAACATCGAAAAGATCTCAGGGAAGAAGCTTCAAGAGAATCTGCGCAATAACACGGACAAAGCCATCTTAAGTAAGAAGTTGGCTACTATGATTTATGATGTTCCTCTAGAGATTGATTTGGATAAATTTGCCTATCGTCGACCCGATGAAAAGATTTTTGCAGCGGCATTGGACAAGTATGTACTTAAAAGTGTGACTCGCATCTGGCAGGAGCATCATGGAGTAGGGGTAGAGAACAACAGCACCGCCCAGGAATCAACGTTTGAGCCTTGGCCGCTCCAGGAACTGACAACAGAAGAGTGGGTGCTCCATCTTCAGAAGTGGAACAACGAAAAGACACCACTTACCTTGGCTTATGCTAATACTGAAGGAAACTCCCACTGGGCTAATATCACGGGTTGGGGGATCGCGGTAGCTGGGGAGTCATTTACTTTGGCATGGACTGAAGTGGATCTGGAAGTGCGTAGAGCCTTCATCAATTTGCTTGAAGACCCTGATGTGCCGAAGCTTGTAGAAGACAGTAAGCTCCTTTACACCCTGCTTCTTAATGAAGAGATTACGATGCAGGGAGTTGCCATGGATATCAGCCTGGCGGCTTATTTAATCAACCCTACACGTTCGAAATTTAAATCCTTAGAGTTGGTGAAAGAGTACATTCCCGGAGTTACTGGATTCGAAAATCTAGGCGAAGAGGCATCGGCTTTAGCACAAGTAGTGGGCTCTTACAAAGAAACCTTAGAGGAGCTTGGTTTGAATGCCCTCCTTCATGAAATGGAGGAACCCCTAAGCCCTATCCTCGCTCAGATGGAAAAACAGGGGATTGCGGTGGATGTTCCTATGCTCGAGGAATTTGGACAGAACTTGTCCGGGGAGCTTAAACGCTTGGAAGAAGAGATATACAAGGATGCTGGGGAAACCTTCAATATTAACTCTCCGCAACAGTTGGGCCATATTCTCTTTGAGAAGCTAGGACTTCCTCCCATGAAAAAGACCAAAACCGGGTATTCAACCGATGCCGATACCCTAGAAGAATTACGGACTTCTCATCCGATGGTTGAGAAAATTTTAGATTACCGACAGTTGAGTAAACTCATGTCGACCTATGTCAATGGATTACTGGCACAGATTCGTGAGGGAAGAGTTCACACCACTTTCCAACAGACTGTTGCCGCCACAGGACGTTTATCCAGTACTGAGCCTAATCTGCAAAATATCCCGATCCGTCTGGAGCTTGGGCGGTTATTACGGAAAGTATTCAAGCCTACTCAAGAGGGTTGGGTGCTTTTGTCGGCGGACTATTCCCAAATCGAGCTGAGAATCCTTGCCCATTATTCCCAGGATGAAGTAATGAGTGAATCCTTCTTTTTGAATCAAGATGTTCATACTCGGACAGCTTCTGAAGTGTTTGGGGTTCCTATGGAAGAAGTGACTAAGGATATGCGTCGTAAAGCCAAGGCCGTTAATTTTGGTTTGGTTTATGGGTTGACGGAATTCGGCTTGGGCAGAGATTTAGGGGTACCTCGCAAGGAAGCAAAGGACTACATCGAGAAATACTTCCATCGTTATGAAGGAGTTAAACGCTACCTCGAAGAGATTGTTGTCAAAGCTAAAGAAGAAGCGCAGGTTCGCACCTTGCTCAATCGCTTACGTCGGATTCCTGAATTACGGCACCCCAACCGAGTGCAGCGTCAATTCGGTGAGCGGATCGCTATGAATACCCCCATTCAAGGAACAGCTGCAGATATTATGAAGTTAGCTATGCTAGGGGTAGCTCAAGCCATCGAGCCTTATCGAGCTCACCTTTTGTTGCAGGTTCACGATGAATTAGTCATTGAAGTGGCCCCGGAAGAGTTAGAAGTTGTAGCCAAAATTGTTCGTGAAGAGATGGAAAACGCTTTTCCTCTGTCAGTGCCGTTGACTGTGGAATGTAAGAGTGGTCCTAATTGGTATGATATGGAGAATTATTTCTTTGCAGAGGATCAGCAGGAGTAG
- the mutM gene encoding bifunctional DNA-formamidopyrimidine glycosylase/DNA-(apurinic or apyrimidinic site) lyase: protein MPELPEVETIRRSLSLHVFNQCINEIEVRWPGAVEDYEGRTFAETVKGLRIQSIERRGKYLLFTLDEGWSFIAHMRMTGRLVYHTQNHEPEKHTHVVLKLDQGEIHFTDTRKFGRLQLVRTEERLNQSSLARLGPEPLEEDFTPDELGKRIAARKLAIKAALLDQSLVAGIGNIYADESLFRAGIAPERCANTLTNEEVESLYRAIREVLQEGIDAKGTSFRDYQDANGNKGNFQKELKVYGRGGEACRCCGQPLERIRLGGRSTVFCSSCQK, encoded by the coding sequence ATGCCGGAATTACCGGAAGTAGAGACGATTCGCCGCAGCTTAAGTCTGCATGTTTTCAACCAGTGTATCAATGAGATTGAGGTTCGCTGGCCGGGCGCTGTGGAGGATTATGAGGGAAGAACCTTTGCTGAAACAGTCAAAGGGCTGAGGATTCAAAGTATCGAACGACGTGGGAAATATCTATTGTTTACTTTGGATGAAGGATGGTCCTTCATTGCCCATATGCGGATGACCGGACGCCTGGTATACCATACACAAAACCATGAACCAGAGAAACATACCCACGTCGTCTTAAAGCTTGACCAAGGGGAAATTCATTTCACCGATACGCGAAAGTTTGGCCGGTTACAGCTAGTAAGAACAGAGGAACGGCTCAACCAATCCTCCTTAGCTCGTTTGGGGCCGGAGCCATTAGAGGAAGATTTTACACCCGATGAGCTCGGAAAACGAATCGCCGCGCGAAAACTAGCGATCAAGGCAGCTTTATTGGATCAATCCTTAGTGGCGGGAATTGGGAATATCTACGCTGATGAGTCGTTGTTTAGGGCCGGGATTGCCCCTGAACGCTGTGCCAACACCCTGACTAATGAAGAAGTGGAGAGTCTCTATAGGGCAATCCGTGAAGTCCTTCAAGAAGGAATTGACGCCAAGGGTACCTCCTTTCGTGATTATCAGGATGCCAATGGTAATAAGGGAAACTTTCAAAAGGAGCTAAAGGTCTATGGCCGCGGAGGGGAAGCCTGTCGATGTTGCGGGCAACCGTTAGAAAGGATTCGACTTGGAGGCCGTTCCACAGTATTTTGTTCAAGCTGTCAGAAGTAG